One segment of Anopheles stephensi strain Indian chromosome 3, UCI_ANSTEP_V1.0, whole genome shotgun sequence DNA contains the following:
- the LOC118513481 gene encoding uncharacterized protein LOC118513481 isoform X1 — translation MEFPAQRNVPFATAIPSTSKIAYKPPPFAARSQQNAVQSAVPVGGGPSSSSSSSGAIMNRAVFKPPPQMVRASRLSVDTRECMARFSNLNNRKIVTTGPTYHPNVTSQQQQMPTFAPQQLPYVSAKCPNSEVVIERRNPTALSQTRVAPQPDISIFKIPSTQTNAVTTVQVVNNNVMSYQQQTINGPSTIVKPNPIAGLPIANTTVVMPTGSSGTIGDLKLIAATTSTAALKMYRPIAPKPTSAAMMMMTNTTTATALPPTATTAPSILLSPAVPISPTTVPMMPGAVPPLSTTTVSNGVPTMVIPGVVKSTLIPSNYEQQPPGQPQPALYAGGSKLVLPSGTTIKVTQHGGGGAFAQQQPQVQSSTAMAVATTAGNSQLLHTIVHTPALGTISFAKPPQSPQQPATKVLLNAKLPMTTSSTTTSPSSSSSSAGPTVPVNIPPLYVPPNKASIATATVAKPITIPMSPVASGTFTKLADVETQRVMITGPPITVGSSSTTSTSIINNNNSVIKRRLSAGIAKANAATIEQQEVRKPIKAFPIPVLSSFPTAANPVQYQQHQHQPPEQTSNSILIKDRTVLLSANARALVEQCGKKENVNLSLQLENEPPATVAVAEDDESSNDGSMLVMDLGESNAPEVAAAGSAVIPGEKNTLFSQGMERAAIIAHANGESLVQVDNDHEPHRIEQLDDESNGSDMVGSQQQVIEGNCSYPLEVPKTPERRKPAKRSSCEPDGDSRSSSTNVSPRLEKRSSSEHLQSKVKSGLPGTATESKQSPLRRRFSEFAAVVTTSAGVTIPFTDENYFIPLPSHVRKIEARAARDRDIKSTASVAHEAAAPLPPSNLSLLCNEKIDLPKQLEEVLKKRPFTAKQVKAASRKMSPTDPANEQEHHEQQQQQVVVALDQEIRRKKQRLAKESSVERSTNSRSTSMSSDSNVMPASAGKPARSNVPSEPSGKKHAGSKTQSKKSSTAAAAAAAAQVTPSESSTSVLDDSGIVSDTSTVADHLRWYDGIGFLSESTMHFEFNKFGIVQPLSDEAYDQHRITDVYRELQLPIKERPVHKRTTAAHEAHDMYKCEVCEGRGRAADFVTPDFCSIRCVQQCSKSALRDYILNSTHALQCNNLLRELKVQIPKEEPKEDEGEEEEATDQQARSKRKQSVKKNVTKTPPSSHNTTASSTSDDDSMSSLSLNSSAFLKRQALRELLPPTLEDTPPAPLRRAAVPQTSPPTDGTEETEFNWQQYLQKIGAQPAPMYLFGPRPFPLAGASGPVENMFRVGMKLEAIDPENSSLFCVCTVVEVRGYRLKLHFDGYPADYDFWVNANSADIFPPGWCRSTNRTLQPPASFIGQAFSWANYLRETNGLVPDKELFAHLNQKSDRNKFEVGMAIEADDLKKSGKVCVATVADKMGDRVLIHFDGWDNRYDYWVSIYSNYIHPVNWHKENNDKITAPPDWNKPFDWEKYIRYKSRTNLGSTKKALKSLFKTRPPVPFKPGQRLEVVDRKQPKLIRPAKVVATDGYEVSLCFEGWPREYEFWIEDDSTDLHPVNWCARTKHPLEPPPNFLLTTCTYDGTCDLKFCLSRGNSKYPQKKFHDRSAECPYKRANWMSEDRKPLRISHDQVHKHNYKETQPAAEDDCQSLTAKLEPQCGSRTKSGGATAAKLEELKRLPSTASSTPAQLIPTKRIKQETEELLSTATSTATGSTPTPPPSRDPSKERVVRTKEAEERPVAGSSAAATINLSNNESIRLARPVIEEYGPRLMHSYEIWQRHSRYLDECTEQTGALRKNPLHWTTDEMARYIEQLPGCAEYASKIRHEEITGRSFLSFTQADLIDYLGVKIGPAIKIYNRIIRLRQLVTTKFIQL, via the exons ACACAAACGAACGCTGTCACCACTGTGCAGGTTGTCAATAACAACGTGATGTCGTACCAGCAGCAGACAATAAACGGTCCATCGACAATCGTGAAACCGAACCCGATTGCGGGTTTACCGATCGCCAACACCACCGTAGTAATGCCGACCGGTTCCTCCGGCACGATCGGTGATCTGAAGCTTATTGCTGCCACAACATCGACCGCCGCCTTGAAGATGTATCGCCCAATCGCACCGAAACCCACGTCCGccgccatgatgatgatgaccaacaccaccaccgccaccgccctTCCGCCGACAGCAACCACGGCGCCCTCGATCTTGTTATCGCCAGCGGTCCCAATCAGTCCTACGACGGTTCCGATGATGCCGGGTGCTGTACCACCACTGTCAACAACAACCGTTTCGAACGGTGTGCCGACAATGGTTATTCCGGGAGTTGTCAAATCGACCCTTATCCCGTCAAACTACGAACAACAACCGCCTGGACAACCGCAACCAGCGTTGTACGCTGGCGGTTCTAAACTTGTGCTTCCTTCGGGCACTACCATCAAGGTGACGCAGCACGGCGGCGGAGGTGCCTTTGCTCAGCAGCAACCCCAAGTGCAGTCATCCACGGCGATGGCAGTCGCGACCACGGCCGGCAATTCCCAGCTGCTGCACACAATCGTTCACACACCCGCGCTTGGTACAATTTCCTTCGCGAAGCCACCCCAATCACCGCAACAACCCGCCACCAAGGTGTTGTTGAATGCTAAGCTTCCGATGACCACCTCCAGCACGACCACCTCTCCATCGTCTTCATCGTCATCGGCAGGTCCAACTGTTCCTGTCAATATTCCACCACTGTACGTGCCCCCAAACAAGGCATCGATTGCTACTGCAACGGTAGCAAAGCCCATTACCATACCGATGTCACCAGTTGCGTCCGGAACATTCACAAAGCTGGCTGATGTAGAAACGCAGCGTGTAATGATAACAGGGCCACCAATAAccgtcggcagcagcagcaccaccagcaccagcatcatcaacaacaacaacagcgtaATCAAGCGCCGTCTGTCGGCAGGGATTGCGAAGGCAAATGCGGCCACGATAGAGCAGCAAGAGGTGCGAAAACCGATCAAAGCATTTCCTATTCCGGTACTGAGTTCGTTCCCAACAGCCGCCAATCCTGTTcagtaccagcagcaccaacaccaaccgCCGGAGCAAACATCCAATTCCATTTTGATTAAAGATCGTACAGTGCTGCTTTCGGCGAATGCTCGTGCATTGGTGGAACAGTGcggcaaaaaggaaaatgtaaaTCTATCGCTGCAGTTGGAAAACGAACCACCGGCAACCGTTGCTGTCGCGGAAGACGACGAGTCGTCCAACGATGGTTCCATGCTGGTGATGGACCTGGGCGAAAGTAATGCACCCGAGGTGGCGGCGGCGGGTTCGGCGGTGATCCCGGGCGAGAAAAACACTCTGTTTAGCCAAGGTATGGAACGGGCGGCAATTATTGCGCATGCAAATGGCGAAAGCTTAGTGCAGGTCGATAACGATCACGAACCACACCGAATCGAGCAGCTGGATGATGAATCAAACGGCTCGGACATGGTGGGAAGCCAACAGCAGGTCATTGAAGGAAACTGTTCTTACCCCCTGGAAGTGCCTAAAACGCCGGAAAGAAGGAAGCCAGCAAAGCGTTCCAGCTGTGAACCGGATGGCGATTCGAGGTCGTCTTCCACCAACGTAAGCCCCCGGTTGGAGAAGCGTTCCTCTTCCGAGCATCTCCAGTCGAAGGTAAAATCGGGCTTACCGGGCACGGCTACCGAATCGAAGCAAAGTCCTCTGCGGAGACGGTTTTCGGAGTTTGCGGCAGTTGTGACAACATCGGCCGGAGTTACGATACCGTTTACGGATGAGAATTACTTTATACCGCTACCTTCCCACGTTCGCAAGATTGAGGCGCGTGCGGCCCGCGATCGGGACATAAAATCGACTGCTAGCGTGGCACACGAAGCAGCGGCACCATTACCACCATCAAACCTTTCATTGCTGTGCAATGAAAAAATCGATCTACCGAAACAGCTCGAGGAAGTGCTGAAGAAGCGGCCCTTTACCGCGAAGCAGGTAAAAGCTGCGAGCAGAAAAATGTCCCCCACTGACCCGGCCAACGAACAGGAACaccacgagcagcagcagcagcaggtggtgGTCGCGTTAGACCAGGAAATTCGTCGCAAAAAGCAACGGTTGGCAAAGGAAAGCAGTGTGGAGCGCAGCACCAACAGTCGATCCACATCGATGTCGTCCGACAGCAACGTGATGCCGGCGTCGGCTGGCAAGCCAGCACGGAGCAATGTCCCGTCGGAACCATCGGGCAAAAAGCATGCCGGTTCGAAAACGCAGAGCAAAAAATCGtccacagctgctgctgctgctgctgctgcccaagTGACACCGTCCGAATCGTCCACCAGCGTGCTGGATGACAGTGGTATCGTGTCGGACACCTCGACGGTTGCCGACCATCTGCGGTGGTACGATGGTATCGGTTTTCTGAGCGAAAGCACGATGCACTTTGAGTTTAACAAGTTCGGCATCGTGCAGCCGCTTTCGGACGAAGCGTACGATCAGCACCGCATTACGGACGTGTATCGAGAGCTGCAGCTCCCGATTAAAGAGCGACCGGTGCATAAACGCACCACCGCCGCGCACGAAGCGCACGACATGTACAAGTGTGAGGTGTGCGAGGGCCGTGGCCGAGCGGCCGACTTTGTAACGCCAGACTTTTGCAGCATTCGCTGCGTTCAGCAATGCAGCAAATCCGCTTTGCGCGACTACATCCTCAACTCAACGCACGCGCTGCAGTGTAACAATTTGCTAAGGGAGCTGAAGGTGCAAATTCCCAAGGAGGAACCAAAGGAGGATGAGGGTGAGGAAGAAGAGGCAACGGATCAGCAGGCACGGTCCAAGAGGAAGCAATCGGTGAAGAAAAATGTAACGAAAACGCCACCATCCTCACACAACACGACGGCTTCATCCACCAGCGACGATGATTCGATGAGCTCGCTGAGCCTTAACTCGAGCGCTTTTCTTAAGCGGCAAGCGTTACGCGAATTGCTACCGCCCACGCTTGAGGATACTCCTCCCGCACCGCTGAGACGAGCGGCCGTACCGCAAACATCTCCTCCGACCGACGGTACCGAGGAGACGGAATTCAATTGGCAGCAGTATCTGCAGAAGATAGGTGCCCAACCGGCACCGATGTATCTGTTCGGGCCGAGACCGTTCCCACTGGCTGGGGCTAGCGGGCCGGTCGAGAACATGTTCCGCGTTGGCATGAAGCTGGAAGCGATCGATCCGGAGAACAGTTCCCTGTTCTGCGTTTGTACGGTGGTCGAGGTGCGTGGCTATCGCTTGAAGCTACACTTTGACGGTTACCCGGCCGACTACGACTTCTGGGTGAACGCGAACTCCGCTGACATTTTTCCACCGGGTTGGTGTCGGAGTACGAACCGCACGCTGCAACCACCGGCCAGCTTCATCGGGCAAGCGTTCAGCTGGGCGAATTATCTGCGCGAAACGAACGGTCTCGTGCCAGACAAGGAACTCTTTGCCCATCTTAATCAAAAG AGCGATAGAAACAAGTTCGAGGTTGGTATGGCGATCGAGGCGGACGATCTGAAAAAGTCGGGCAAAGTGTGCGTCGCTACGGTTGCGGACAAAATGGGCGACCGGGTACTGATACACTTTGACGGCTGGGACAACCGGTACGATTACTGGGTGAGCATTTACTCCAACTACATCCATCCGGTGAACTGGCACAAGGAGAACAACGATAAAATCACGGCACCACCTG ATTGGAACAAACCGTTCGATTGGGAAAAGTACATCCGCTATAAATCCCGCACCAATCTCGGCTCTACCAAAAAGGCACTAAAGTCGCTGTTTAAGACGCGCCCGCCAGTACCCTTCAAACCCGGCCAACGGCTCGAGGTGGTCGATCGGAAGCAGCCAAAGTTGATACGTCCAGCGAAAGTCGTCGCGACGGACGGGTACGAGGTGAGCCTTTGCTTCGAAGGTTGGCCACGGGAGTATGAGTTCTGGATTGAGGACGACAGTACGGATCTGCATCCGGTCAATTGGTGTGCCCGAACGAAACATCCGCTGGAACCACCGCCAA ACTTTCTGCTCACAACCTGCACGTACGATGGCACCTGCGACCTAAAGTTCTGTCTGAGCAGGGGCAACAGCAAGTATCCGCAGAAAAAGTTCCACGACCGTTCGGCTGAATGTCCGTACAAGCGGGCCAACTGGATGAGTGAAGACCGCAAACCGCTCCGCATTAGCCATGA CCAAGTGCACAAACACAACTACAAGGAGACGCAGCCCGCCGCAGAAGACGACTGTCAGAGCTTAACTGCAAAGCTCGAGCCACAGTGTGGCAGCCGGACCAAGAGTGGCGGCGCCACGGCGGCCAAGCTAGAGGAGCTAAAGAGACTTCCCAGCACCGCTTCCAGCACACCCGCACAGCTCATCCCAACCAAGCGCATTAAGCAAGAGACGGAAGAGCTGCTCAGCACCGCTACCTCGACCGCTACCGGCAGCACACCAACGCCACCACCGTCCCGCGATCCTTCCAAGGAGCGTGTTGTGCGGACAAAGGAAGCCGAAGAACGTCCGGTCGCTGGTAGCAGTGCAGCTGCTACCATTAACCTTTCGAACAATGAATCGATCCGGCTCGCCCGTCCCGTCATCGAGGAGTATGGCCCACGGTTAATGCATTCGTACGAAATTTGGCAACGGCATTCGCGCTACCTCGATGAATGCACCGAACAGACTGGGGCGCTGCGCAAAAATCCTCTCCACTGGACCACGGACGAGATGGCGCGATACATTGAGCAGCTGCCCGGTTGCGCGGAGTACGCCAGCAAGATACGGCACGAAGAAATCACGGGCCGTTCGTTCCTGAGCTTTACGCAGGCCGATCTGATCGACTACCTGGGCGTGAAGATTGGACCGGCCATTAAGATCTACAATCGCATCATACGACTGCGCCAGCTCGTTACAACCAAGTTCATTCAGCTGTAG
- the LOC118513481 gene encoding uncharacterized protein LOC118513481 isoform X2 has translation MIPRGVHQFSVQQSHQTLLSPCHSLTQTNAVTTVQVVNNNVMSYQQQTINGPSTIVKPNPIAGLPIANTTVVMPTGSSGTIGDLKLIAATTSTAALKMYRPIAPKPTSAAMMMMTNTTTATALPPTATTAPSILLSPAVPISPTTVPMMPGAVPPLSTTTVSNGVPTMVIPGVVKSTLIPSNYEQQPPGQPQPALYAGGSKLVLPSGTTIKVTQHGGGGAFAQQQPQVQSSTAMAVATTAGNSQLLHTIVHTPALGTISFAKPPQSPQQPATKVLLNAKLPMTTSSTTTSPSSSSSSAGPTVPVNIPPLYVPPNKASIATATVAKPITIPMSPVASGTFTKLADVETQRVMITGPPITVGSSSTTSTSIINNNNSVIKRRLSAGIAKANAATIEQQEVRKPIKAFPIPVLSSFPTAANPVQYQQHQHQPPEQTSNSILIKDRTVLLSANARALVEQCGKKENVNLSLQLENEPPATVAVAEDDESSNDGSMLVMDLGESNAPEVAAAGSAVIPGEKNTLFSQGMERAAIIAHANGESLVQVDNDHEPHRIEQLDDESNGSDMVGSQQQVIEGNCSYPLEVPKTPERRKPAKRSSCEPDGDSRSSSTNVSPRLEKRSSSEHLQSKVKSGLPGTATESKQSPLRRRFSEFAAVVTTSAGVTIPFTDENYFIPLPSHVRKIEARAARDRDIKSTASVAHEAAAPLPPSNLSLLCNEKIDLPKQLEEVLKKRPFTAKQVKAASRKMSPTDPANEQEHHEQQQQQVVVALDQEIRRKKQRLAKESSVERSTNSRSTSMSSDSNVMPASAGKPARSNVPSEPSGKKHAGSKTQSKKSSTAAAAAAAAQVTPSESSTSVLDDSGIVSDTSTVADHLRWYDGIGFLSESTMHFEFNKFGIVQPLSDEAYDQHRITDVYRELQLPIKERPVHKRTTAAHEAHDMYKCEVCEGRGRAADFVTPDFCSIRCVQQCSKSALRDYILNSTHALQCNNLLRELKVQIPKEEPKEDEGEEEEATDQQARSKRKQSVKKNVTKTPPSSHNTTASSTSDDDSMSSLSLNSSAFLKRQALRELLPPTLEDTPPAPLRRAAVPQTSPPTDGTEETEFNWQQYLQKIGAQPAPMYLFGPRPFPLAGASGPVENMFRVGMKLEAIDPENSSLFCVCTVVEVRGYRLKLHFDGYPADYDFWVNANSADIFPPGWCRSTNRTLQPPASFIGQAFSWANYLRETNGLVPDKELFAHLNQKSDRNKFEVGMAIEADDLKKSGKVCVATVADKMGDRVLIHFDGWDNRYDYWVSIYSNYIHPVNWHKENNDKITAPPDWNKPFDWEKYIRYKSRTNLGSTKKALKSLFKTRPPVPFKPGQRLEVVDRKQPKLIRPAKVVATDGYEVSLCFEGWPREYEFWIEDDSTDLHPVNWCARTKHPLEPPPNFLLTTCTYDGTCDLKFCLSRGNSKYPQKKFHDRSAECPYKRANWMSEDRKPLRISHDQVHKHNYKETQPAAEDDCQSLTAKLEPQCGSRTKSGGATAAKLEELKRLPSTASSTPAQLIPTKRIKQETEELLSTATSTATGSTPTPPPSRDPSKERVVRTKEAEERPVAGSSAAATINLSNNESIRLARPVIEEYGPRLMHSYEIWQRHSRYLDECTEQTGALRKNPLHWTTDEMARYIEQLPGCAEYASKIRHEEITGRSFLSFTQADLIDYLGVKIGPAIKIYNRIIRLRQLVTTKFIQL, from the exons ACACAAACGAACGCTGTCACCACTGTGCAGGTTGTCAATAACAACGTGATGTCGTACCAGCAGCAGACAATAAACGGTCCATCGACAATCGTGAAACCGAACCCGATTGCGGGTTTACCGATCGCCAACACCACCGTAGTAATGCCGACCGGTTCCTCCGGCACGATCGGTGATCTGAAGCTTATTGCTGCCACAACATCGACCGCCGCCTTGAAGATGTATCGCCCAATCGCACCGAAACCCACGTCCGccgccatgatgatgatgaccaacaccaccaccgccaccgccctTCCGCCGACAGCAACCACGGCGCCCTCGATCTTGTTATCGCCAGCGGTCCCAATCAGTCCTACGACGGTTCCGATGATGCCGGGTGCTGTACCACCACTGTCAACAACAACCGTTTCGAACGGTGTGCCGACAATGGTTATTCCGGGAGTTGTCAAATCGACCCTTATCCCGTCAAACTACGAACAACAACCGCCTGGACAACCGCAACCAGCGTTGTACGCTGGCGGTTCTAAACTTGTGCTTCCTTCGGGCACTACCATCAAGGTGACGCAGCACGGCGGCGGAGGTGCCTTTGCTCAGCAGCAACCCCAAGTGCAGTCATCCACGGCGATGGCAGTCGCGACCACGGCCGGCAATTCCCAGCTGCTGCACACAATCGTTCACACACCCGCGCTTGGTACAATTTCCTTCGCGAAGCCACCCCAATCACCGCAACAACCCGCCACCAAGGTGTTGTTGAATGCTAAGCTTCCGATGACCACCTCCAGCACGACCACCTCTCCATCGTCTTCATCGTCATCGGCAGGTCCAACTGTTCCTGTCAATATTCCACCACTGTACGTGCCCCCAAACAAGGCATCGATTGCTACTGCAACGGTAGCAAAGCCCATTACCATACCGATGTCACCAGTTGCGTCCGGAACATTCACAAAGCTGGCTGATGTAGAAACGCAGCGTGTAATGATAACAGGGCCACCAATAAccgtcggcagcagcagcaccaccagcaccagcatcatcaacaacaacaacagcgtaATCAAGCGCCGTCTGTCGGCAGGGATTGCGAAGGCAAATGCGGCCACGATAGAGCAGCAAGAGGTGCGAAAACCGATCAAAGCATTTCCTATTCCGGTACTGAGTTCGTTCCCAACAGCCGCCAATCCTGTTcagtaccagcagcaccaacaccaaccgCCGGAGCAAACATCCAATTCCATTTTGATTAAAGATCGTACAGTGCTGCTTTCGGCGAATGCTCGTGCATTGGTGGAACAGTGcggcaaaaaggaaaatgtaaaTCTATCGCTGCAGTTGGAAAACGAACCACCGGCAACCGTTGCTGTCGCGGAAGACGACGAGTCGTCCAACGATGGTTCCATGCTGGTGATGGACCTGGGCGAAAGTAATGCACCCGAGGTGGCGGCGGCGGGTTCGGCGGTGATCCCGGGCGAGAAAAACACTCTGTTTAGCCAAGGTATGGAACGGGCGGCAATTATTGCGCATGCAAATGGCGAAAGCTTAGTGCAGGTCGATAACGATCACGAACCACACCGAATCGAGCAGCTGGATGATGAATCAAACGGCTCGGACATGGTGGGAAGCCAACAGCAGGTCATTGAAGGAAACTGTTCTTACCCCCTGGAAGTGCCTAAAACGCCGGAAAGAAGGAAGCCAGCAAAGCGTTCCAGCTGTGAACCGGATGGCGATTCGAGGTCGTCTTCCACCAACGTAAGCCCCCGGTTGGAGAAGCGTTCCTCTTCCGAGCATCTCCAGTCGAAGGTAAAATCGGGCTTACCGGGCACGGCTACCGAATCGAAGCAAAGTCCTCTGCGGAGACGGTTTTCGGAGTTTGCGGCAGTTGTGACAACATCGGCCGGAGTTACGATACCGTTTACGGATGAGAATTACTTTATACCGCTACCTTCCCACGTTCGCAAGATTGAGGCGCGTGCGGCCCGCGATCGGGACATAAAATCGACTGCTAGCGTGGCACACGAAGCAGCGGCACCATTACCACCATCAAACCTTTCATTGCTGTGCAATGAAAAAATCGATCTACCGAAACAGCTCGAGGAAGTGCTGAAGAAGCGGCCCTTTACCGCGAAGCAGGTAAAAGCTGCGAGCAGAAAAATGTCCCCCACTGACCCGGCCAACGAACAGGAACaccacgagcagcagcagcagcaggtggtgGTCGCGTTAGACCAGGAAATTCGTCGCAAAAAGCAACGGTTGGCAAAGGAAAGCAGTGTGGAGCGCAGCACCAACAGTCGATCCACATCGATGTCGTCCGACAGCAACGTGATGCCGGCGTCGGCTGGCAAGCCAGCACGGAGCAATGTCCCGTCGGAACCATCGGGCAAAAAGCATGCCGGTTCGAAAACGCAGAGCAAAAAATCGtccacagctgctgctgctgctgctgctgcccaagTGACACCGTCCGAATCGTCCACCAGCGTGCTGGATGACAGTGGTATCGTGTCGGACACCTCGACGGTTGCCGACCATCTGCGGTGGTACGATGGTATCGGTTTTCTGAGCGAAAGCACGATGCACTTTGAGTTTAACAAGTTCGGCATCGTGCAGCCGCTTTCGGACGAAGCGTACGATCAGCACCGCATTACGGACGTGTATCGAGAGCTGCAGCTCCCGATTAAAGAGCGACCGGTGCATAAACGCACCACCGCCGCGCACGAAGCGCACGACATGTACAAGTGTGAGGTGTGCGAGGGCCGTGGCCGAGCGGCCGACTTTGTAACGCCAGACTTTTGCAGCATTCGCTGCGTTCAGCAATGCAGCAAATCCGCTTTGCGCGACTACATCCTCAACTCAACGCACGCGCTGCAGTGTAACAATTTGCTAAGGGAGCTGAAGGTGCAAATTCCCAAGGAGGAACCAAAGGAGGATGAGGGTGAGGAAGAAGAGGCAACGGATCAGCAGGCACGGTCCAAGAGGAAGCAATCGGTGAAGAAAAATGTAACGAAAACGCCACCATCCTCACACAACACGACGGCTTCATCCACCAGCGACGATGATTCGATGAGCTCGCTGAGCCTTAACTCGAGCGCTTTTCTTAAGCGGCAAGCGTTACGCGAATTGCTACCGCCCACGCTTGAGGATACTCCTCCCGCACCGCTGAGACGAGCGGCCGTACCGCAAACATCTCCTCCGACCGACGGTACCGAGGAGACGGAATTCAATTGGCAGCAGTATCTGCAGAAGATAGGTGCCCAACCGGCACCGATGTATCTGTTCGGGCCGAGACCGTTCCCACTGGCTGGGGCTAGCGGGCCGGTCGAGAACATGTTCCGCGTTGGCATGAAGCTGGAAGCGATCGATCCGGAGAACAGTTCCCTGTTCTGCGTTTGTACGGTGGTCGAGGTGCGTGGCTATCGCTTGAAGCTACACTTTGACGGTTACCCGGCCGACTACGACTTCTGGGTGAACGCGAACTCCGCTGACATTTTTCCACCGGGTTGGTGTCGGAGTACGAACCGCACGCTGCAACCACCGGCCAGCTTCATCGGGCAAGCGTTCAGCTGGGCGAATTATCTGCGCGAAACGAACGGTCTCGTGCCAGACAAGGAACTCTTTGCCCATCTTAATCAAAAG AGCGATAGAAACAAGTTCGAGGTTGGTATGGCGATCGAGGCGGACGATCTGAAAAAGTCGGGCAAAGTGTGCGTCGCTACGGTTGCGGACAAAATGGGCGACCGGGTACTGATACACTTTGACGGCTGGGACAACCGGTACGATTACTGGGTGAGCATTTACTCCAACTACATCCATCCGGTGAACTGGCACAAGGAGAACAACGATAAAATCACGGCACCACCTG ATTGGAACAAACCGTTCGATTGGGAAAAGTACATCCGCTATAAATCCCGCACCAATCTCGGCTCTACCAAAAAGGCACTAAAGTCGCTGTTTAAGACGCGCCCGCCAGTACCCTTCAAACCCGGCCAACGGCTCGAGGTGGTCGATCGGAAGCAGCCAAAGTTGATACGTCCAGCGAAAGTCGTCGCGACGGACGGGTACGAGGTGAGCCTTTGCTTCGAAGGTTGGCCACGGGAGTATGAGTTCTGGATTGAGGACGACAGTACGGATCTGCATCCGGTCAATTGGTGTGCCCGAACGAAACATCCGCTGGAACCACCGCCAA ACTTTCTGCTCACAACCTGCACGTACGATGGCACCTGCGACCTAAAGTTCTGTCTGAGCAGGGGCAACAGCAAGTATCCGCAGAAAAAGTTCCACGACCGTTCGGCTGAATGTCCGTACAAGCGGGCCAACTGGATGAGTGAAGACCGCAAACCGCTCCGCATTAGCCATGA CCAAGTGCACAAACACAACTACAAGGAGACGCAGCCCGCCGCAGAAGACGACTGTCAGAGCTTAACTGCAAAGCTCGAGCCACAGTGTGGCAGCCGGACCAAGAGTGGCGGCGCCACGGCGGCCAAGCTAGAGGAGCTAAAGAGACTTCCCAGCACCGCTTCCAGCACACCCGCACAGCTCATCCCAACCAAGCGCATTAAGCAAGAGACGGAAGAGCTGCTCAGCACCGCTACCTCGACCGCTACCGGCAGCACACCAACGCCACCACCGTCCCGCGATCCTTCCAAGGAGCGTGTTGTGCGGACAAAGGAAGCCGAAGAACGTCCGGTCGCTGGTAGCAGTGCAGCTGCTACCATTAACCTTTCGAACAATGAATCGATCCGGCTCGCCCGTCCCGTCATCGAGGAGTATGGCCCACGGTTAATGCATTCGTACGAAATTTGGCAACGGCATTCGCGCTACCTCGATGAATGCACCGAACAGACTGGGGCGCTGCGCAAAAATCCTCTCCACTGGACCACGGACGAGATGGCGCGATACATTGAGCAGCTGCCCGGTTGCGCGGAGTACGCCAGCAAGATACGGCACGAAGAAATCACGGGCCGTTCGTTCCTGAGCTTTACGCAGGCCGATCTGATCGACTACCTGGGCGTGAAGATTGGACCGGCCATTAAGATCTACAATCGCATCATACGACTGCGCCAGCTCGTTACAACCAAGTTCATTCAGCTGTAG